In the genome of Pelagibacterium nitratireducens, one region contains:
- a CDS encoding alpha/beta hydrolase: MDPFNLPTAVDGGVMKMGDGIAYAGGPRGKLDVYVQQNPKGNAPVVMFIYGGGWSRGERWEYDFVGRAFASRGFVTVIADYRLVPEVTYPAFLYDIAVAAKWVEDNIATFGGNPDKLFLAGHSAGAYNAVMLGLDPTFLREAGSTLKVRGIAGLAGPYDFYPFEFNEVREAFGYAPNPEGTQPVRLVTPAAPPMFLAAGNLDLIVKTDNTTALAAKLRENNVPVDERYYDGIGHMEIVTALGAMLRWRAPVLDDVVNFFSSLGALDA, encoded by the coding sequence ATGGATCCGTTCAACCTGCCTACGGCGGTCGATGGCGGGGTGATGAAAATGGGGGATGGTATAGCCTATGCCGGCGGCCCGCGTGGCAAGCTCGATGTGTATGTGCAGCAGAACCCCAAGGGCAACGCACCGGTCGTGATGTTCATCTATGGCGGCGGCTGGAGCCGGGGAGAGCGTTGGGAATATGATTTCGTGGGTCGCGCGTTTGCGTCGCGGGGCTTTGTTACGGTCATTGCCGATTATCGGCTGGTTCCCGAAGTCACCTATCCTGCCTTTCTCTACGATATTGCGGTCGCGGCCAAATGGGTGGAAGACAATATCGCGACCTTCGGGGGTAATCCCGACAAGCTGTTTTTGGCCGGACATTCGGCGGGAGCCTATAACGCGGTGATGCTGGGGCTCGATCCGACCTTCCTGCGCGAGGCGGGATCGACCCTCAAGGTGCGCGGCATCGCCGGTCTTGCCGGCCCCTACGATTTCTATCCATTCGAATTCAACGAGGTGCGAGAAGCGTTCGGCTATGCGCCCAACCCCGAGGGCACTCAGCCGGTTCGGCTTGTAACTCCAGCAGCACCGCCGATGTTTCTGGCGGCGGGAAATCTCGATCTGATCGTCAAGACCGACAACACGACGGCTCTTGCTGCAAAGCTGCGCGAAAACAACGTGCCGGTCGATGAGCGCTATTATGACGGGATCGGGCATATGGAGATCGTTACCGCTCTGGGGGCGATGCTGCGCTGGCGCGCGCCGGTGCTCGACGATGTCGTCAACTTCTTCTCCAGCCTCGGGGCGCTCGACGCTTAA
- a CDS encoding polyamine ABC transporter substrate-binding protein yields MHKPLIFLSLTASLLATAAIAQDQTVNIYNWSDYIAEDTLEKFTTETSIATNYDVFDSNEIVEARLLAGSSGYDVVVPSGFFLERQIPIGLFQPLDKSMIPNIENLDPAIMEIVEAHDPGSQYSVPYMWGTTGIGYNIGAITERLGEDGPLQSWDLLFDPEIAAQLADCGISVLDAPVEMVAAALNYLGLDPNSEDPQDLEAAEQLIGSIRPHIRSFHSSQYISDLANGEICLAVGYSGDIFIAADRAAEADQGVEIAYVIPEEGASIWFDMMAIPADAPNPESAHAFINFILEPQIAADITNYVWYANPNAAADELVDPEVLNDPAIYPTEEVMANLFPLKARSPSYDRLLTRAWTRIKTGV; encoded by the coding sequence ATGCACAAGCCATTGATTTTCCTTAGCCTTACCGCTTCCCTGCTGGCCACCGCCGCCATTGCGCAGGACCAGACGGTCAACATCTACAACTGGTCCGACTACATCGCCGAGGACACCCTCGAAAAGTTCACCACCGAGACCTCCATCGCCACCAATTACGACGTCTTCGACTCCAACGAAATCGTCGAAGCCCGGCTTCTGGCTGGCTCATCGGGCTACGATGTCGTTGTTCCCTCGGGCTTTTTCCTCGAGCGCCAGATCCCCATCGGCCTGTTCCAGCCGCTCGACAAGTCCATGATCCCCAACATCGAAAACCTCGACCCCGCCATCATGGAAATCGTCGAGGCGCACGATCCCGGCAGCCAGTATTCGGTCCCCTACATGTGGGGCACCACCGGCATCGGCTACAACATCGGCGCCATCACCGAGCGTCTGGGCGAAGACGGCCCGCTTCAAAGCTGGGACCTGCTCTTTGACCCCGAAATCGCCGCCCAGCTGGCCGATTGCGGCATCTCGGTCCTCGACGCACCGGTCGAAATGGTCGCTGCCGCACTCAACTATCTCGGCCTCGATCCCAACTCCGAAGACCCCCAAGACCTTGAAGCGGCCGAGCAGCTGATCGGCTCGATCCGCCCCCATATCCGCTCCTTCCACTCCTCCCAGTACATCTCCGATCTCGCCAATGGCGAAATCTGTCTGGCAGTGGGCTATTCCGGTGACATCTTCATCGCCGCAGATCGCGCCGCCGAGGCCGACCAAGGCGTTGAAATCGCTTACGTCATTCCCGAGGAAGGTGCCTCGATCTGGTTCGACATGATGGCCATTCCCGCCGATGCGCCGAACCCCGAATCGGCTCACGCCTTCATAAATTTCATCCTCGAGCCACAGATCGCCGCCGACATCACCAACTACGTCTGGTACGCCAATCCCAACGCAGCGGCCGATGAACTCGTCGATCCGGAAGTCCTCAATGACCCGGCGATCTATCCGACCGAAGAGGTGATGGCCAATCTCTTCCCGCTCAAGGCCCGCTCGCCCTCATATGATCGGCTTCTGACCCGCGCCTGGACCCGCATCAAGACCGGCGTCTGA
- a CDS encoding ABC transporter ATP-binding protein → MKKPQIAADARPWRDAGAKPFVRIRNVTKTFGDVYAVEDVSLDIYKGELFCLLGGSGSGKSTLLRMLAGFESITTGTIEIDGQDMANVPPYHRPINMMFQSYALFPHMSVENNIAYGLKRQGMGRSDISDRVAELLKLTRLEPFAKRKPHQLSGGQRQRVALARSLAKRPKLLLLDEPLGALDKKLREETQYELVKIQESLGVTFIVVTHDQEEAMTLSTRIGVMNDGKIAQIGEPQEIYEFPNTRFVAGFVGSVNMFEGVVTEDEDDHIRIDSSAEAGCDIYVSHGVDCAPEQTLWYAIRPEKMVLSRERPEGGANITHGLVEDVAYLGDMSVFRIVLDSGKRIHVSQTNSSRYAPESISWDEKVFVSWEADAGAVLTS, encoded by the coding sequence TTGAAAAAGCCTCAAATCGCCGCTGATGCGCGCCCCTGGCGCGATGCGGGCGCCAAGCCGTTTGTGCGCATCCGCAACGTCACCAAGACCTTCGGCGACGTCTATGCCGTCGAGGACGTCTCCCTCGACATCTACAAGGGCGAGCTGTTCTGCCTGCTCGGCGGATCGGGATCGGGAAAATCGACGCTTCTGCGCATGCTGGCCGGCTTTGAATCGATCACCACGGGCACCATTGAGATCGATGGTCAGGACATGGCCAACGTGCCCCCCTATCACCGCCCCATCAACATGATGTTCCAGTCCTATGCGCTCTTTCCGCATATGAGCGTCGAAAACAACATAGCCTACGGCCTCAAGCGCCAGGGCATGGGACGCTCCGACATCTCCGACCGCGTGGCCGAGCTCTTGAAGCTCACCCGGCTCGAGCCTTTCGCCAAACGCAAGCCCCACCAGCTCTCGGGCGGCCAGCGTCAGCGCGTCGCCCTGGCCCGCTCGCTGGCCAAGCGCCCCAAACTGCTCCTGCTCGATGAACCCCTCGGCGCGCTCGACAAGAAGCTGCGCGAGGAGACCCAGTATGAACTGGTCAAGATCCAGGAAAGCCTCGGCGTGACGTTTATTGTGGTCACCCACGACCAGGAAGAGGCCATGACGCTCTCGACCCGCATCGGTGTCATGAACGATGGCAAGATCGCCCAGATCGGCGAACCTCAGGAAATCTATGAGTTTCCCAACACCCGCTTCGTCGCGGGGTTTGTGGGCTCGGTCAACATGTTCGAAGGCGTGGTCACCGAAGATGAGGACGACCATATCCGCATCGATTCCTCGGCCGAGGCCGGCTGCGATATTTATGTGTCGCACGGCGTCGATTGCGCTCCCGAGCAGACCCTGTGGTACGCCATCCGCCCTGAAAAGATGGTGCTCTCGCGTGAACGCCCCGAAGGCGGTGCAAACATCACCCACGGGCTAGTCGAAGACGTTGCCTATCTCGGCGATATGAGCGTTTTCCGCATCGTTCTCGACAGTGGCAAGCGCATCCACGTCTCTCAGACCAATTCTTCCCGCTACGCCCCCGAATCCATCAGCTGGGACGAAAAGGTATTCGTCTCCTGGGAGGCTGATGCCGGCGCGGTGCTGACTTCGTGA
- a CDS encoding alpha/beta hydrolase produces the protein MDFKTRALVWAGALMMGAISGLFGFANAFSPVGVFNALVPKDGGVTIERNIPFGVHPRQKLDIYRPTNDATGLPVIYFSYGGGWESGDKEEYSFVGRALAARGYVTVIADYRLVPDVVYPDFVADNGLAVQWVTDTIGSYGGDPGRMVLMGHSAGAYNVTMLALDPKFGVDLSNVRAIVGLSGPYDFYPFDVSQSQNAFGDFPQPEQTQPVNLVSRDLPPVFLGHGDKDETVFLRNSVTLAEEMTESGIDVSLQIYEGANHADTLVSMAMPLRWRYRVLDDVLAFLDANAVSGPIS, from the coding sequence ATGGATTTCAAAACGCGTGCCCTTGTCTGGGCGGGAGCACTGATGATGGGGGCGATTTCGGGGCTTTTCGGATTTGCCAATGCGTTTTCGCCCGTCGGTGTCTTCAACGCGCTGGTTCCCAAGGATGGCGGTGTTACAATCGAGCGCAACATACCGTTCGGTGTTCACCCGCGGCAAAAGCTCGATATCTATCGGCCCACCAATGACGCGACCGGACTTCCGGTCATCTATTTCAGCTATGGCGGCGGCTGGGAATCCGGCGACAAGGAAGAGTACAGCTTTGTCGGCCGGGCGCTGGCGGCCCGTGGCTATGTGACGGTCATCGCCGACTATCGGCTGGTGCCCGACGTTGTGTATCCCGACTTTGTCGCCGACAACGGGTTGGCCGTTCAATGGGTCACCGACACGATCGGGAGCTATGGTGGCGATCCGGGCCGAATGGTTCTCATGGGGCATTCGGCGGGCGCTTATAATGTCACGATGCTGGCGCTCGATCCCAAGTTCGGGGTCGATCTGTCAAATGTCAGGGCCATAGTGGGGCTGTCCGGGCCGTACGATTTTTATCCCTTCGACGTGTCGCAATCGCAGAACGCGTTCGGCGATTTTCCACAGCCCGAGCAAACCCAGCCGGTCAACCTTGTGTCGCGAGATCTGCCGCCGGTTTTTCTGGGGCACGGGGACAAGGACGAGACGGTTTTTCTGCGCAATTCGGTGACACTGGCCGAAGAGATGACCGAGTCCGGTATCGATGTGTCACTCCAAATCTATGAGGGCGCCAATCACGCCGATACGCTGGTCTCAATGGCGATGCCACTGCGCTGGCGATATCGGGTGCTTGATGATGTGCTGGCGTTTCTCGACGCCAACGCCGTCTCGGGCCCGATTTCCTAG
- a CDS encoding ABC transporter permease subunit has translation MGEMQPRRRAWTFIANGLYRLGISGRSAVIIAPTLWLAVFFLIPLLVVFKIALSAFALGQPPYLPMFIWGADGSLSITLHFSNFLFILQDALYANAYINSVRIAAISTAISLVLAYPMAWFIARSDDKYRNLLLMLVILPFWTSFLLRVYAWMGFLGRNGIINNALVGLGIIDEPITMLQTEGAVFVGIVYTYLPFMILPIYTALVKLDQSLIEASADLGARPFMTFLTVTLPLSMPGVIAGSMLVFIPAIGEFVIPSLLGGADTLMIGRVLWDEFFANRDWPVASAVAIVMLVILVVPIMLLSRAQNAVVEKDA, from the coding sequence ATGGGGGAAATGCAGCCCCGGCGCAGGGCGTGGACCTTCATTGCCAACGGCCTGTACCGGCTGGGCATTTCCGGACGCTCCGCAGTGATTATCGCGCCGACGCTGTGGCTGGCGGTATTCTTCCTCATTCCGCTCCTGGTGGTCTTCAAGATCGCGCTCAGCGCTTTTGCACTGGGCCAGCCGCCCTATCTGCCGATGTTCATCTGGGGCGCCGACGGGTCGCTTTCGATCACCCTGCATTTTTCGAACTTTCTGTTCATTCTCCAGGACGCGCTCTACGCCAACGCCTACATCAACTCGGTGCGCATCGCCGCAATCTCGACAGCCATTTCGCTGGTCCTTGCCTACCCCATGGCATGGTTCATTGCACGCTCCGACGACAAATACCGCAACCTGCTGCTCATGCTGGTCATCCTGCCCTTCTGGACGTCGTTCCTCTTGCGGGTCTATGCGTGGATGGGATTTCTGGGCCGCAACGGCATCATCAACAACGCGCTGGTCGGGCTCGGCATCATCGATGAACCGATCACCATGCTCCAGACCGAAGGCGCTGTCTTTGTGGGCATCGTCTATACCTACCTGCCCTTCATGATCCTCCCGATCTATACGGCTCTGGTCAAACTCGATCAGAGCCTGATCGAAGCCTCGGCCGATCTGGGCGCGCGGCCCTTTATGACGTTTTTGACGGTCACGCTTCCACTTTCCATGCCCGGCGTGATTGCCGGTTCCATGCTGGTCTTTATTCCTGCCATCGGCGAATTCGTCATTCCCTCGCTCTTGGGCGGCGCCGATACGCTGATGATCGGCCGTGTGCTTTGGGACGAGTTTTTCGCCAATCGCGACTGGCCCGTGGCCTCGGCCGTCGCCATCGTCATGCTGGTCATCCTCGTGGTCCCGATCATGCTCTTGAGCCGTGCTCAAAATGCCGTGGTGGAGAAGGACGCATGA
- a CDS encoding pyridoxal phosphate-dependent aminotransferase produces MSATARPQVSALSSSRIRDIANAGMGRTDIAPFWFGEGDEVTPPFIREAAQKALADGETFYVHNLGLPELREAVAGYESRLQAIPSSPEQIAITGSGVSALMIANQLIVSPGDRVVVITPIWPNIAEAPRLLGAEIVRFPLSVADGKWSLDIERLLDTLTPQTRMVIINAPNNPTGFTLDREAQKTILEHCRKHGIWVLTDEVYERLIFDGSDAAPSMLRHAEPDDRIVRVNSFSKSWRMTGWRLGWLTLPQAMMSDVPKVIEYNTSCAPSFIQRGGLAALTDPRGEQTVAALRSGLAASRSALLDGLSHMGRIEIPEADGAMYAFFRIDGEPDDMATAKTLVADYGLGLAPGSAFGPEGEGWLRWCFAAGPDKIAVGLERLERFLKR; encoded by the coding sequence ATGTCCGCCACTGCCCGACCGCAGGTTTCGGCCCTCTCATCCTCGCGTATCCGCGATATCGCCAACGCCGGCATGGGCCGGACCGACATCGCACCCTTCTGGTTCGGCGAAGGCGACGAGGTCACGCCGCCCTTCATCCGCGAGGCGGCACAGAAGGCGCTGGCCGATGGCGAGACCTTCTATGTTCACAATCTTGGCCTTCCAGAACTGCGCGAGGCCGTTGCCGGCTATGAAAGCAGGCTGCAAGCCATACCTTCCAGCCCCGAACAGATCGCCATTACCGGTTCGGGCGTGTCGGCCCTGATGATCGCAAACCAGCTCATCGTCTCGCCCGGGGACAGGGTCGTTGTCATCACTCCCATCTGGCCCAATATCGCCGAAGCCCCACGGCTTCTGGGTGCCGAAATCGTCCGCTTTCCCTTGAGCGTTGCAGATGGAAAATGGTCTCTGGATATCGAGCGCCTGCTCGATACGCTCACCCCCCAAACACGGATGGTGATCATCAATGCGCCCAACAATCCAACCGGGTTCACCCTTGATCGGGAGGCGCAGAAAACCATCCTCGAGCATTGCCGCAAGCACGGGATCTGGGTCCTCACCGACGAGGTTTACGAACGGCTGATATTTGACGGCAGCGACGCAGCGCCGTCTATGCTCCGGCACGCCGAGCCCGACGACCGCATCGTCCGCGTCAATTCCTTTTCCAAGTCCTGGCGCATGACCGGCTGGCGATTGGGCTGGCTGACCTTGCCCCAGGCTATGATGTCCGACGTCCCCAAAGTCATTGAATACAATACCTCCTGTGCCCCATCCTTCATCCAGAGGGGCGGCCTTGCCGCGCTGACCGACCCGAGAGGAGAACAAACGGTCGCCGCGCTCAGGTCCGGCCTGGCCGCATCGCGCAGCGCCTTGCTCGATGGCCTTTCGCATATGGGCCGCATCGAAATCCCCGAGGCGGATGGCGCCATGTACGCCTTTTTCCGCATCGACGGCGAACCCGACGACATGGCGACGGCCAAAACCCTCGTCGCCGATTATGGCCTGGGTCTGGCGCCCGGCAGCGCCTTCGGGCCGGAGGGGGAGGGCTGGCTGCGCTGGTGCTTTGCCGCCGGGCCCGACAAGATCGCTGTGGGACTTGAGCGCCTGGAGCGCTTCCTCAAACGCTAG
- a CDS encoding ABC transporter permease subunit, with translation MKRGYFTTIMAVIGFVFLYAPIVSLVVFSFNESRLVTVWTGFSLRWYASLFGDSQVVAAGLLSLQIAAVSATIATVLGTLAGIALTRLGKFRGKTALTGMVSAPLVMPEVITGLSALLLFVSMEALIGWPGGRGFTTITIAHSTFCMAYVTVVVRSRLVDMDRSLDEAAMDLGATPLRVFFDITLPIIAPALISGWLLAFTLSLDDLVIASFVSGPGSSTLPMVIFSKIRLGVSPDVNALATIIIAIVAIGVVAATIIGARRQTNT, from the coding sequence ATGAAGCGCGGATATTTCACCACGATTATGGCGGTTATCGGCTTTGTGTTCCTCTACGCGCCCATCGTTTCGCTGGTTGTCTTCTCGTTCAACGAAAGCCGGCTGGTGACGGTATGGACGGGATTTTCCCTGCGCTGGTACGCCTCGCTGTTTGGCGATTCCCAGGTTGTCGCGGCCGGGCTCTTGAGCCTGCAGATCGCTGCCGTCAGCGCCACCATCGCCACGGTGCTCGGCACGCTGGCCGGCATCGCCCTCACCCGGCTCGGCAAGTTCCGCGGCAAGACGGCGCTCACCGGCATGGTCTCAGCGCCCCTTGTCATGCCTGAAGTCATAACCGGGCTTTCGGCCCTGCTGTTGTTCGTTTCCATGGAAGCCCTGATTGGCTGGCCGGGCGGAAGGGGCTTTACGACAATCACCATTGCCCACTCAACATTCTGCATGGCCTATGTCACCGTGGTCGTGCGCTCACGCCTCGTGGACATGGACCGCTCGCTCGACGAAGCGGCAATGGATCTGGGCGCCACACCCTTACGGGTTTTCTTTGACATCACCCTGCCCATCATCGCGCCCGCGCTGATTTCGGGGTGGCTCCTGGCCTTCACGCTATCGCTCGACGATCTGGTAATCGCCAGTTTCGTTTCAGGGCCCGGGTCATCCACCCTGCCCATGGTGATTTTCTCGAAAATCCGCCTCGGCGTCTCTCCTGACGTCAACGCACTGGCCACCATCATCATTGCAATCGTTGCCATCGGCGTCGTCGCCGCCACCATCATCGGTGCCCGCCGTCAAACCAACACCTGA
- the bfr gene encoding bacterioferritin: protein MKGDAKIIERLNEALFLELGAINQYWVHYRLLSDWGFKRLAEKERAESIEEMHHADKLIDRIIFLEGHPNLQRVAPLRIGQNIKEVLEADLAGELDAIASYRESRKLCNDLGDYVTQRLFEDLLTDEEGHTDFLETELDLLDKIGVEKYGQLNAKPANEAE, encoded by the coding sequence GTGAAAGGCGACGCAAAGATCATCGAGCGGCTTAACGAAGCGCTCTTTCTCGAACTGGGAGCCATCAACCAGTATTGGGTTCACTACCGTCTGCTCAGCGACTGGGGCTTCAAGCGCCTGGCCGAAAAGGAGCGGGCCGAATCCATCGAGGAGATGCACCACGCCGACAAGCTTATCGACCGCATCATCTTCCTTGAGGGTCATCCCAACCTCCAGCGCGTCGCGCCCTTGCGCATCGGCCAGAACATCAAGGAAGTGCTCGAGGCCGATCTGGCCGGCGAACTTGACGCCATCGCCTCCTATCGCGAGAGCCGCAAGCTGTGTAACGACCTCGGCGACTACGTCACCCAGCGCCTGTTCGAAGACCTGCTGACCGACGAGGAAGGCCATACCGACTTTTTGGAAACCGAGCTCGATCTGCTCGACAAGATCGGCGTGGAAAAATACGGCCAGCTCAACGCCAAACCAGCCAACGAAGCCGAATAG
- a CDS encoding DUF3329 domain-containing protein, producing the protein MNNDADHPWFRPMWRRVLMVAIPATIAAVDIYHGNFGWALMFGGLGAYAVYIFFIAWNKDRPKAPDDTQE; encoded by the coding sequence ATGAACAATGACGCCGACCATCCCTGGTTTCGCCCCATGTGGCGCCGCGTGCTCATGGTCGCCATCCCGGCCACCATTGCCGCGGTCGACATCTATCACGGCAATTTCGGCTGGGCGCTGATGTTTGGCGGGCTGGGCGCATACGCGGTCTATATTTTCTTCATCGCCTGGAACAAGGACCGCCCCAAGGCACCCGACGACACGCAGGAGTGA
- a CDS encoding flavin reductase family protein: MARYHSYDPAEGHGLPHDPIKAIIAPRPIGWVSSLDKNGHPNLAPYSFFNIFCSAPPILIFGSEGRKDSINNIEATGEFVYNLASRRQAEAMNISSGSFAPGVDEFNEAGLEKLASETVGSPRVGGAPASFECKLLEVKALVDLDGNRLERELVIGQVVRVHIDADYLTDGLFDIEKAGTIARCGYRGDYVEVTSVFEMLRPVVGR, encoded by the coding sequence ATGGCCCGCTACCATTCCTACGACCCCGCCGAGGGCCATGGACTGCCCCATGATCCGATCAAGGCCATCATCGCTCCACGGCCGATCGGCTGGGTATCCTCGCTCGACAAGAATGGGCACCCCAACCTCGCGCCCTACAGCTTTTTCAACATCTTCTGTTCGGCGCCGCCCATCCTTATCTTCGGCAGCGAAGGGCGAAAGGATTCGATCAACAACATCGAGGCCACCGGGGAATTCGTCTACAATCTGGCGAGCCGGAGGCAGGCCGAGGCGATGAATATCAGTTCGGGGTCGTTTGCTCCCGGCGTCGATGAGTTCAACGAGGCCGGACTTGAAAAGCTTGCGTCCGAGACCGTCGGGTCGCCACGGGTTGGTGGAGCGCCGGCGAGTTTTGAATGCAAGCTGCTCGAGGTCAAGGCGCTGGTCGATCTGGATGGAAACCGTCTGGAGCGCGAACTTGTGATCGGGCAGGTGGTGCGGGTTCATATCGATGCAGACTACCTCACCGATGGCCTGTTCGACATTGAAAAGGCAGGGACAATCGCCCGGTGCGGCTATCGTGGCGACTATGTGGAGGTCACATCGGTCTTTGAGATGCTGCGACCGGTAGTCGGACGGTAA
- a CDS encoding lysozyme inhibitor LprI family protein: protein MKALTIAVFMLVALPATAQDSTTFTTADADLMTACLADLSDPSSKQTDCIGAASNVCMDTEEGGYSTIGMVQCTARETDWWDSRLNTSYTKLGETLDADLFTTLQQAQRTWIAYRDQSCGFEYDFWGNGSMRSIAHASCMLDETARRAETLWRYLNPEG from the coding sequence ATGAAGGCACTGACCATTGCCGTTTTTATGCTCGTCGCCCTGCCCGCCACCGCTCAGGACTCGACCACTTTCACCACTGCGGATGCCGACCTGATGACGGCATGTCTGGCGGACCTCTCCGATCCTTCGAGCAAACAGACCGATTGCATCGGCGCCGCATCGAATGTGTGCATGGACACCGAGGAGGGCGGCTATTCGACCATCGGCATGGTCCAATGCACGGCACGCGAAACCGATTGGTGGGACAGCCGGCTCAACACCAGCTACACCAAGCTCGGGGAAACCCTCGACGCAGACCTGTTCACCACGCTTCAACAGGCTCAACGCACCTGGATCGCCTATCGTGACCAGAGCTGCGGATTTGAGTATGATTTCTGGGGCAACGGCTCCATGCGCTCCATTGCGCACGCAAGCTGCATGCTCGATGAAACCGCCCGGCGCGCCGAGACGCTTTGGCGCTATCTCAACCCTGAAGGTTAA
- a CDS encoding DUF599 domain-containing protein, producing the protein MQINGFALFASMLPLLALYFYGFASRLLDQSRPSLSALMNEQRFNWVTQAARRDSPLDAILSGNIMSSVSFFASTTALLILALFTVIGQLQDFLPALSSITLGPAYTELDLQMHNVVLLFLFVYAFLAFTLSLRQFNHFCILIGAFDHTKPAPAEEIRTVARINAMAAQRFNSGIRSYYFAIPMVAWFVSSWLAIIVTIGTVGLLLHREYFSNARWLVARITPH; encoded by the coding sequence GTGCAGATAAACGGCTTTGCGCTTTTCGCGTCCATGCTTCCGCTTCTGGCGCTCTATTTCTACGGTTTTGCGTCGCGCCTACTGGACCAAAGCCGCCCGTCGCTGTCGGCGTTGATGAACGAGCAGCGCTTCAACTGGGTCACCCAGGCCGCCCGCCGCGATTCCCCGCTCGATGCCATCCTGTCGGGCAACATCATGAGTTCGGTCTCGTTTTTTGCCTCGACCACCGCGCTCCTGATCCTGGCGCTCTTTACCGTCATCGGCCAGTTGCAGGACTTTCTGCCCGCGCTGTCATCGATAACCTTGGGCCCGGCCTATACCGAGCTGGACCTGCAGATGCACAATGTGGTCTTGCTGTTCCTGTTCGTTTACGCGTTTCTCGCCTTCACCCTGTCGCTGCGCCAGTTCAACCATTTCTGCATCCTGATCGGCGCGTTCGATCACACAAAGCCCGCTCCGGCCGAGGAAATCAGAACCGTCGCCCGCATCAACGCCATGGCCGCCCAGCGTTTCAATTCCGGCATCCGGTCCTATTATTTCGCCATTCCGATGGTCGCCTGGTTCGTTTCGAGCTGGCTCGCCATCATCGTCACCATCGGCACAGTCGGGCTGCTGCTCCACCGCGAATATTTTTCCAACGCCCGCTGGCTGGTCGCCCGCATAACACCGCACTAG